In Lates calcarifer isolate ASB-BC8 linkage group LG15, TLL_Latcal_v3, whole genome shotgun sequence, one genomic interval encodes:
- the utp11 gene encoding probable U3 small nucleolar RNA-associated protein 11, whose amino-acid sequence MSSFRKALKSRQRNHHERSQPGSRKHLGLLEKKKDYKLRADDYHKKQNTLAALRKKALEKNPDEFYFNMINSSLQDGVHVAKKPKEETEVTEEQKKVMRSQDIKYVEMKRVAEAKKIERLKGELHLLDADSKQKNKHTFFVDSKKEVQSFDLANHLNTAPELVDRVYNRPTLKTLETKSIQGAVEPDSIQKLARQRKHQYKILSQRVDREKKMFVISQKIQTRKDLQDKIKKVKVKKETASAPAIYKFEAKRKR is encoded by the exons ATGTCTTCGTTCAGGAAAGCGCTGAAATCCCGACAGAGGAACCACCATGAAAGATCTCAG CCTGGTTCCAGGAAGCATTTGGGATtgctggagaagaagaaagactaCAAACTCCGTGCAGA TGACTAccacaagaaacaaaacactCTTGCTGCCCTGCGGAAGAAAGCTCTGGAGAAGAACCCAGATGAGTTTTACTTCAACATGATCAACTCTTCGCTACAG GATGGAGTTCACGTGGCAAAAAAACCCAAGGAAGAGACTGAGgtcacagaggagcagaaaaaaGTAATGAGGTCACAGGATATTAAATATGTGGAGATGAAGAGGGTCGCAGAGGCTAAG AAAATTGAGAGGCTGAAAGGAGAGCTCCATCTTCTGGACGcagacagcaaacaaaaaaacaagcacacattTTTTGTGGATTCCAAGAAAGAAG tGCAGTCATTTGACCTGGCAAATCACCTCAACACAGCTCCTGAGCTGGTGGACAGAGTGTACAACAGACCAACTCTGAAAACCCTGGAGACAAAGAGCATCCAGGGAGCTGTGGAGCCTGACAGCATACAG AAACTGGCCAGGCAGAGGAAGCACCAATATAAAATCCTCTCCCAGAGGGTTgatagagaaaagaaaatgtttgtcatCAGCCAGAAGATTCAGACACGCAAAGATCTACAG GACAAGATCAAGAAAGTGAAGGTGAAAAAAGAGACAGCCAGTGCTCCAGCTATTTACAAGTTTGAGGCCAAGAGGAAACGCTAA